A portion of the Acidisarcina polymorpha genome contains these proteins:
- a CDS encoding alpha/beta hydrolase → MKTIYSVRQPVAFLSLAFFVSLGSAQQAPIKLWPQGAPGSPQTPTPGIVRTTPQGDHVVSNVHEPSITPYFPPANTATGAAIIVAPGGGHSELWVDHEGYAVSKWLSDHGVAAFVLKYRLAKDKNSTYTIEGTELADIERAIRIVRGRSKEWGINAEHIGVMGFSAGGELAELASTRYDEGMPSAADPIDRVSSKPNFQALLYPALVRDARLTGETPPAFLACGGNDRPDISQGLPELYLALTRLHVPAELHIYAGIGHGFGVRQTNTAPVSGWTTLLLQWLDAQGFLHSSKAAGAPG, encoded by the coding sequence ATGAAGACGATTTACAGCGTCCGTCAGCCGGTTGCGTTTCTGAGCCTCGCCTTTTTCGTCAGCTTGGGAAGCGCACAGCAGGCTCCGATCAAGCTTTGGCCACAAGGCGCTCCCGGCTCTCCGCAAACGCCAACGCCGGGGATCGTGAGGACCACTCCACAAGGCGACCATGTCGTCTCGAATGTGCATGAGCCGTCGATTACGCCGTACTTCCCTCCCGCCAACACTGCTACGGGAGCGGCGATCATTGTGGCTCCTGGAGGCGGCCACAGCGAGCTGTGGGTGGACCATGAAGGCTATGCAGTCTCCAAATGGCTGAGTGACCATGGCGTTGCGGCATTCGTTTTGAAATACCGTCTCGCCAAAGACAAGAACTCGACTTACACGATTGAAGGCACCGAGCTAGCCGACATTGAACGCGCTATCCGGATCGTCAGAGGCCGTTCCAAGGAGTGGGGGATCAATGCGGAGCATATCGGCGTGATGGGCTTCTCGGCTGGCGGCGAACTGGCGGAGCTAGCCAGCACCCGCTATGACGAGGGGATGCCATCTGCTGCAGACCCGATTGATCGTGTTAGTTCCAAGCCTAATTTCCAGGCGCTGCTCTATCCTGCGCTGGTGCGCGACGCTCGCCTTACGGGGGAGACACCACCCGCCTTCCTTGCTTGCGGAGGGAACGACCGGCCTGATATCTCACAAGGCCTTCCGGAGCTGTATCTGGCTCTCACCAGGCTTCATGTCCCTGCCGAGCTCCACATCTACGCCGGCATCGGACATGGCTTTGGCGTCCGGCAGACGAACACGGCACCCGTCTCTGGCTGGACAACACTCCTCCTTCAGTGGTTGGATGCTCAGGGGTTCCTCCACTCGAGCAAAGCTGCTGGAGCGCCCGGATGA
- a CDS encoding VOC family protein yields MCVYASDLAASDHFYAHSLGAMKGPDPQDPSGVRYYFSPTQFVEVLPLPAQHTLSRMACVAYNTVDANGLRDYLRAHGVDSASEVRSGSDGSRWFNTKDPEGNQVQFIQPGRPVTMTADAKPIGTRVIHVGYLVHSRADEDRFYKEILGFRAYWYGAMQSDHLDWVSQQVPDGYDWLEYMLVGDGSDVPVAKFDLHELGVLNHFSIGVANMEQAVTTLIGEDRLSPRHDGPQMGRDGKWQANLYDPDDTRVELMEFQPTTKPCCSGFTATSPTN; encoded by the coding sequence ATGTGCGTGTATGCTAGCGATCTTGCCGCTTCTGATCACTTCTATGCGCACTCGCTGGGAGCCATGAAAGGGCCGGATCCTCAGGACCCTAGCGGTGTGCGCTATTACTTCAGCCCCACGCAATTTGTAGAAGTGTTGCCGCTGCCCGCTCAGCACACTCTCAGCCGAATGGCTTGCGTCGCCTATAACACCGTCGATGCCAATGGGCTTCGAGATTACCTCCGCGCGCACGGCGTCGATAGTGCGTCCGAGGTTCGCTCCGGCAGCGACGGCAGCCGGTGGTTTAACACCAAAGACCCGGAAGGGAACCAGGTCCAGTTCATTCAACCAGGACGGCCGGTGACGATGACAGCGGATGCGAAGCCCATCGGCACTCGCGTCATTCATGTCGGATATCTAGTGCACAGCCGCGCTGATGAGGACCGGTTCTACAAGGAGATTCTCGGCTTCCGGGCCTACTGGTATGGCGCCATGCAATCCGACCATTTGGACTGGGTCTCGCAGCAGGTTCCGGATGGTTATGACTGGCTCGAATACATGCTCGTCGGTGACGGCTCTGATGTCCCTGTCGCCAAATTCGATCTGCATGAATTGGGAGTGCTGAACCACTTTTCCATCGGCGTCGCCAACATGGAGCAGGCGGTCACCACCCTGATCGGCGAAGATCGCCTCAGTCCGCGACATGATGGTCCGCAAATGGGCAGAGACGGAAAGTGGCAGGCCAACCTCTACGATCCCGATGATACCCGTGTCGAACTCATGGAGTTTCAGCCGACCACCAAGCCTTGCTGCTCCGGATTCACTGCCACCAGTCCAACGAACTAA
- a CDS encoding TolB family protein has protein sequence MLTPFSRNVLGCCLAILVVLSAPSARSANASLGIFAEHGDVGKVLHPGSVEYNAAEKSYTVSGSGENMWFGHDDFHFVWTKVSGDVSLTADIAFVGATGNNHRKAVLMIRQSLDGDATAVDVARHGDGLTALQFRDAIGANTHEVESNISAPQTVRIVKRGDSIYAFVSKDGKLVFTGASTKLALTGPFYVGIGVCSHDKDVVEKAVFTNVKLVSLPPAATKPILYSTLETIAVASTDRHVVYGAPQHFEAPNWSRDGSFFLFNQDGKIYRLALDGADPSVIPTSPQDNCNNDHGISPDGQSIAVSDSSGNSKKSSVYIVPIGGGTPRQITENSPSYWHGWSPDGRTLAFTGERNGDFDIYTIPVSGGTETRLTTAKGLDDGPEYSPDGLYIYFNSVRTGSMQIWRMKADGSAQEQVLSDDTNDWFPHISPDGKWMVFLSYEKGVTGHPAQKDVMPQLMSMEDKKVHVLATLFGGQGTINVPSWSPDSKKLAFVSYSILQDDPAEMK, from the coding sequence GTGCTCACACCGTTTAGTCGGAATGTCCTCGGCTGCTGCTTGGCGATCCTGGTCGTGCTCTCTGCACCATCTGCCAGATCGGCTAATGCTTCACTCGGCATCTTCGCGGAGCACGGTGATGTCGGGAAGGTCTTGCATCCCGGATCGGTAGAATACAACGCTGCCGAGAAAAGCTATACGGTCAGCGGCAGCGGCGAAAACATGTGGTTTGGCCATGACGATTTTCACTTTGTCTGGACCAAAGTTTCTGGTGATGTCTCGTTAACCGCAGACATCGCCTTCGTCGGAGCGACCGGCAACAACCACCGCAAAGCAGTGTTGATGATCCGTCAGAGCCTTGACGGAGATGCCACCGCTGTCGATGTTGCGCGCCACGGAGACGGTCTCACCGCTCTCCAGTTCCGGGATGCAATCGGAGCCAATACCCATGAAGTCGAGTCGAACATCTCCGCTCCACAGACGGTGCGTATTGTGAAGCGTGGCGATTCTATTTACGCTTTCGTCTCGAAAGACGGAAAGCTTGTTTTTACCGGGGCCTCCACGAAGCTGGCATTAACTGGACCATTCTATGTAGGGATCGGGGTTTGTTCGCACGACAAGGATGTTGTCGAGAAGGCCGTTTTCACGAACGTCAAGCTCGTGTCGCTTCCCCCCGCAGCAACGAAGCCTATTCTCTATAGCACGCTCGAAACCATCGCTGTCGCCTCAACCGATCGACACGTTGTATATGGAGCGCCGCAACACTTCGAAGCGCCGAACTGGTCCCGCGATGGGTCCTTCTTTCTCTTCAATCAGGATGGAAAGATCTATCGTCTGGCATTGGACGGAGCAGATCCTTCGGTTATCCCCACCAGTCCTCAAGACAATTGCAACAACGACCATGGAATCTCCCCTGACGGGCAATCCATTGCCGTCAGCGACTCCTCCGGAAACAGTAAAAAATCTTCGGTCTATATCGTGCCGATAGGTGGCGGCACACCCCGGCAGATCACCGAGAACTCGCCGTCCTACTGGCACGGCTGGTCGCCCGATGGCAGAACCCTGGCCTTCACCGGGGAGCGGAATGGTGACTTTGACATTTACACAATCCCCGTAAGTGGTGGAACCGAGACTCGCCTCACTACAGCCAAAGGTCTTGACGACGGCCCCGAATATTCCCCGGATGGACTTTATATTTACTTCAACTCGGTGCGCACCGGGTCGATGCAGATATGGCGCATGAAGGCCGACGGGAGCGCCCAGGAGCAAGTACTGTCCGACGACACCAACGACTGGTTTCCTCATATCTCGCCAGACGGAAAGTGGATGGTCTTCCTTTCCTACGAAAAAGGCGTTACGGGCCATCCAGCGCAAAAAGACGTGATGCCGCAGCTCATGTCGATGGAAGACAAGAAGGTGCATGTGCTCGCCACGCTCTTTGGCGGCCAGGGCACGATCAACGTTCCTTCATGGTCGCCGGATAGTAAGAAATTGGCTTTTGTCAGTTATTCGATCTTGCAGGATGATCCAGCGGAGATGAAATAG
- a CDS encoding CHAD domain-containing protein: protein MYRLSSEFDRLRREFNEALIACRAATEKKQVHSLRTGTRRLEALLKKAAEDHPGSKPLQVQANKVLRRLKRVRKAAGVARDLDVLRNLAGPVRDRALTSTKPSEHENLIASYKQLEDDLRSRRKHAASELATALEEHEPGLERALEAMSKAMSNFTAKEPSPMRTANIWMKRIRMPGSDPGKEALHSFRKQTKTMRYLAELEPRSITAQRFAAHLKAIQGSIGQWHDLLLFVEEAKEILGKDSLLTQVVKTERNQARRAAMRSIR from the coding sequence TTGTATAGACTCTCTTCTGAATTCGATCGCTTGCGGCGGGAATTCAACGAAGCGCTGATCGCCTGCCGGGCGGCCACCGAAAAGAAGCAAGTGCATTCGCTGCGGACCGGCACCCGGCGGCTCGAGGCCTTACTTAAGAAGGCTGCTGAAGATCATCCAGGCTCGAAGCCACTCCAGGTCCAGGCAAACAAAGTGCTCCGCAGGTTAAAGCGGGTCCGCAAAGCAGCGGGAGTCGCCCGCGATCTCGATGTTCTTCGAAATCTCGCAGGCCCGGTGAGAGATCGGGCATTGACCTCAACCAAGCCATCCGAGCACGAAAACCTCATCGCCAGCTACAAGCAGCTGGAGGACGATCTCCGCAGTAGGCGAAAACACGCGGCAAGCGAGCTCGCCACCGCACTCGAGGAGCATGAGCCCGGATTGGAACGCGCCCTCGAAGCCATGTCCAAAGCGATGTCCAACTTTACTGCGAAAGAGCCATCGCCCATGCGCACCGCGAATATCTGGATGAAGCGTATTCGCATGCCCGGCAGTGACCCCGGCAAAGAGGCTCTGCATAGTTTCCGGAAACAAACCAAAACCATGCGTTACCTCGCCGAGCTGGAGCCGCGATCGATCACCGCTCAGCGCTTTGCGGCGCACCTTAAAGCGATCCAGGGCTCGATCGGGCAGTGGCACGACCTCCTTCTGTTTGTGGAGGAAGCCAAAGAAATTCTTGGTAAGGATTCGCTGCTGACGCAAGTCGTCAAGACCGAGCGTAATCAAGCGCGGCGTGCGGCAATGCGCTCGATCCGATAA
- a CDS encoding thiazole synthase translates to MEPLVIAGKAFQSRLIVGTGKYKDGRETQAAIEASGAEMVTVAVRRVNLDRSKESLLDFIDPQRYFLLPNTAGCYTAEEAIRAARLGREVGISDWVKIEVIGDQATLYPDVQATLEATRVLVKEGFTVLPYTSDDIVFARRLIDAGAAAVMPLGAPIGSGLGIQNIANLQILRERITEVPLIVDAGVGTASDAAIAMELGADAVLMNTGIAAAREPVLMAEAMMHAVLAGRQAYLSGRMPRKLYATASSPLEGISR, encoded by the coding sequence ATGGAACCACTAGTCATCGCGGGCAAGGCATTTCAGTCACGGCTTATCGTCGGCACCGGCAAATATAAAGACGGGCGCGAAACCCAGGCAGCTATCGAGGCCTCGGGCGCGGAGATGGTCACCGTCGCAGTGCGCCGAGTCAACCTCGATCGCTCCAAGGAATCGCTGCTCGACTTCATCGATCCACAGCGCTATTTCCTGCTCCCGAATACCGCCGGCTGCTATACCGCCGAGGAGGCGATCCGTGCGGCCCGGCTGGGGCGCGAAGTTGGGATCTCCGACTGGGTCAAAATCGAAGTGATTGGCGATCAGGCAACCCTCTATCCTGACGTTCAGGCGACCCTCGAAGCCACCCGGGTGCTGGTCAAGGAAGGCTTCACGGTGCTTCCCTATACCTCCGACGACATCGTCTTTGCGCGGCGGTTGATCGATGCAGGCGCGGCTGCCGTCATGCCTCTAGGCGCGCCCATTGGCAGCGGACTCGGCATTCAAAACATCGCAAATCTGCAGATCCTGCGTGAGCGGATCACCGAAGTTCCGCTGATCGTCGACGCCGGGGTCGGCACCGCCTCCGATGCCGCGATCGCCATGGAGCTCGGCGCCGACGCGGTCTTGATGAATACCGGCATCGCGGCCGCTCGCGAACCCGTGCTCATGGCCGAAGCCATGATGCACGCCGTGCTGGCCGGAAGGCAGGCGTATCTGAGCGGGCGAATGCCGAGAAAGCTCTACGCAACCGCAAGTTCGCCGCTCGAAGGCATCTCCAGATAG
- the ruvC gene encoding crossover junction endodeoxyribonuclease RuvC gives MRVFGIDCGTDCTGYGVVEWSPTGPMGSREPCLVAVASGGIRLPKSDTMPQKLSFVYRELMLLLAAYEPEVVAVEEVFYSANVKSALKLGQVRGVALLAAANCGLAVAEYAPLKIKSSVVGYGLAQKEQVQYMVTRLLKLSCVPEPADAADALAVAICHMHTAQTLLAQSGVKH, from the coding sequence ATGCGAGTCTTCGGCATCGATTGCGGTACCGACTGCACCGGCTACGGTGTCGTCGAGTGGTCGCCAACCGGCCCGATGGGCAGCCGGGAACCTTGTCTGGTCGCCGTCGCCTCCGGTGGCATCCGTCTGCCGAAAAGCGACACCATGCCGCAAAAACTCAGCTTCGTCTATCGCGAGTTGATGCTGCTGTTGGCGGCCTACGAGCCCGAAGTCGTGGCCGTCGAAGAAGTCTTCTACTCGGCAAATGTGAAGTCGGCCTTGAAATTGGGCCAGGTTCGCGGGGTCGCCTTGCTAGCGGCGGCGAATTGCGGACTGGCCGTAGCAGAATATGCTCCGTTGAAGATTAAGTCGTCCGTCGTCGGCTATGGGTTGGCGCAGAAAGAGCAGGTTCAATATATGGTGACTCGTTTGCTCAAACTCAGTTGCGTTCCGGAACCGGCCGACGCGGCCGACGCGCTGGCCGTCGCCATCTGCCATATGCATACCGCGCAAACTCTACTGGCGCAGTCGGGTGTCAAGCATTGA
- a CDS encoding FecR family protein, with translation MRHQVSSSLSTRPLSSRFIANSYDHFPHRIPLQGLPLLGLLMLTIFAVGWSSAHADDQIRAVRLSNVIGTVQMLSGTETQFSQAYPNMPVMQGSTLKTGEDGRAEVQLEDGSVVRLTPNSSAAFSVLSRSADGTNTEVELLTGLSYVEMKSVANQRFVVHFGGNEVISPAPVKFRVSLDARPIEFAVLDGSAHLSNGAAYAVDVKANETVRFDSPDSTRYMLAQGIDSDSWDQWNTDRDQAMNQMAAQETREARGSASDPAWSDLDYYGNWYSASGNSFWVPSGAGAGWDPYGSGYWGYYGGAGGYAWISGYPWGWLPYHCGAWNYYNSFGWGWAPGAGNCGNSWYPVGGIGYAPPGYKRLPRPVQSPFHPLHPGAPRSAVSHPLLAIDRGREATTLEPRPGAPKAVTVDGHVAQLMPKSGVPASSFVNRSGAMPITARNGFGGSGGQFGSVPVYRPPSGSSGYRAGSPATFASHPVSSGPGAASGGHFSAPSSSGAMSSAPHASAGPSMGGGGGGGGHVK, from the coding sequence ATGCGGCACCAGGTATCATCAAGTCTCTCGACCCGCCCATTGAGTTCAAGGTTCATCGCGAATTCCTACGATCATTTTCCACACCGCATTCCATTGCAGGGCCTCCCATTGCTGGGACTGCTGATGCTGACGATATTTGCTGTCGGGTGGTCATCGGCCCACGCCGACGACCAGATCCGGGCGGTGCGTCTCAGCAACGTCATCGGTACCGTCCAGATGCTCTCCGGCACGGAAACTCAGTTTTCGCAGGCCTATCCGAACATGCCGGTCATGCAAGGCTCGACGCTCAAGACCGGCGAAGACGGCCGTGCGGAGGTCCAGTTGGAAGATGGCAGCGTCGTACGCCTGACGCCAAATAGCTCCGCCGCCTTCAGTGTTCTCAGCCGCAGTGCGGATGGCACCAATACTGAAGTCGAACTGCTGACCGGCTTGTCGTACGTGGAGATGAAAAGTGTCGCCAATCAGCGCTTTGTAGTCCACTTCGGCGGCAATGAAGTGATCTCTCCGGCCCCCGTCAAGTTTCGCGTGAGCCTCGATGCTAGACCCATTGAATTCGCTGTTCTCGACGGCAGCGCCCACTTGAGTAACGGCGCCGCTTACGCCGTGGACGTCAAGGCCAACGAGACCGTGCGCTTCGACAGCCCGGATAGCACCCGTTACATGCTCGCCCAGGGCATCGACAGCGACTCTTGGGACCAATGGAACACCGACCGTGACCAGGCCATGAATCAGATGGCCGCGCAGGAGACCCGCGAGGCGCGCGGAAGCGCAAGCGATCCTGCCTGGAGCGATCTCGATTACTACGGGAATTGGTACTCCGCCAGCGGTAATTCCTTCTGGGTGCCATCCGGTGCCGGCGCAGGTTGGGACCCTTACGGCTCCGGATATTGGGGCTATTATGGCGGCGCTGGCGGCTATGCCTGGATCTCCGGTTATCCATGGGGCTGGTTGCCCTACCACTGCGGCGCCTGGAACTACTACAACTCGTTCGGTTGGGGCTGGGCCCCAGGGGCAGGGAACTGCGGGAACTCCTGGTATCCGGTCGGAGGAATTGGCTATGCTCCTCCCGGCTATAAGCGACTGCCACGGCCCGTCCAGAGCCCATTCCATCCATTGCACCCGGGTGCGCCTCGCTCCGCAGTCAGCCATCCCCTGCTCGCCATTGATCGTGGACGAGAGGCCACCACTCTCGAGCCCCGCCCGGGCGCTCCCAAGGCGGTTACAGTGGATGGGCACGTTGCCCAATTGATGCCGAAAAGCGGCGTTCCGGCAAGCTCCTTTGTGAACCGCTCCGGCGCTATGCCGATTACTGCACGAAATGGATTCGGCGGCTCAGGCGGCCAGTTTGGCAGCGTACCCGTCTATCGCCCTCCTTCGGGTAGCTCCGGCTATCGTGCAGGATCTCCTGCAACGTTCGCCTCCCATCCCGTTTCCAGCGGCCCCGGCGCAGCTTCAGGAGGCCACTTCAGTGCGCCGTCCTCTTCCGGTGCCATGTCATCGGCACCGCACGCTAGCGCCGGCCCATCGATGGGTGGTGGCGGTGGCGGCGGTGGCCACGTCAAGTAA
- the rsmA gene encoding 16S rRNA (adenine(1518)-N(6)/adenine(1519)-N(6))-dimethyltransferase RsmA — protein MTSKPKLGQNFLADPAAAYAIVQALGDISAGTVLEIGPGKGAITSLLAARAGHLVAVDLDASLAARLTSEYAMDDRVEVLHHDILTLDMAGLLPNTGGKLAVVGNLPYYITSPILLHLFEHANVIDRAVIMVQREVADRIAAAPGTRDYGLLTATTQLFARVENLFTLPPSAFSPPPEVYSTVLRLTFASRLADLGIDRLGFIKFLKESFAQKRKTLANNLRFAGHGPENVAAAFRRTGISSTIRAEALPLEEAARLYRDLQDSEQSAQ, from the coding sequence GTGACCAGCAAGCCCAAACTCGGGCAGAATTTTCTTGCAGACCCCGCGGCGGCGTACGCCATCGTGCAGGCCCTTGGGGACATCTCCGCCGGTACGGTGCTTGAGATTGGCCCGGGCAAAGGAGCAATCACCAGCCTGCTGGCAGCGCGGGCCGGCCACTTGGTCGCGGTGGATCTGGACGCCTCGCTGGCAGCGCGACTCACGAGCGAATACGCGATGGACGACCGGGTTGAGGTGCTTCACCACGACATATTGACGCTCGACATGGCTGGCTTGCTGCCGAATACGGGAGGGAAACTTGCAGTTGTCGGGAATCTTCCGTACTACATTACCTCACCGATTCTGCTGCACCTCTTCGAACACGCCAACGTGATCGACCGTGCGGTGATCATGGTGCAGCGCGAGGTGGCGGACCGGATCGCCGCCGCGCCGGGTACTCGAGACTACGGATTGCTCACCGCAACTACTCAGCTCTTTGCGCGGGTAGAGAATCTCTTTACGCTGCCGCCGAGTGCCTTCTCGCCTCCGCCGGAGGTGTATTCGACGGTCTTGCGGCTTACCTTCGCTTCACGGCTGGCTGATCTGGGTATAGACCGGCTGGGATTCATCAAGTTTCTGAAGGAATCGTTTGCGCAGAAGCGAAAGACTCTGGCCAACAATCTCCGGTTTGCGGGACATGGGCCCGAGAACGTGGCCGCTGCTTTCCGGCGAACGGGCATCTCCTCGACGATCCGCGCTGAGGCGCTGCCTTTGGAGGAGGCGGCGCGACTTTATCGGGATTTGCAAGATTCAGAGCAGTCGGCGCAGTGA
- the glgA gene encoding glycogen synthase GlgA, whose protein sequence is MRITFAASECVPYINTGGLADVLGALPREVARQGHQVTMYLPFYKQVSAKVKERVVAIKSLTIPFQYYNRFVTVLNGGIQDGVQFYFIDCPELFDREYVYATPTGDYQDNWERFGLFCRAVLEASKQLGVPDVFHVHDWETAMLPVYLRTVYYFDPQLRSAGVMLTVHNAGYQGWFPPNTVERLLLPWEIYKPERAEHYSTLNFLKGGLVYSDVITTVSRKYAEEIQTAEFGNGLEDTFRRRATDLHGILNGIDTVKWDPATDGNIAAHYTAGNLEGKVSCRRDLLHAFGLEPAREDAPLLGIVSRFATQKGFDLIAQISDALAAEDLYLAVLGDGEPYYENLFRSLQERHRGKISVRIPYDRAMAHKVEAGADIFLMPSRYEPCGLGQLYSLRYGTIPVVRATGGLDEAVEEWSPETGQGTGFKFHGYNPGDFLAAIQRATHVFRTDKKAWSKLIHNAMTQDHSWIGPAAEYIELYEEVARRRS, encoded by the coding sequence ATGCGTATTACTTTCGCCGCTTCGGAATGTGTTCCCTATATCAACACCGGCGGCCTAGCGGATGTACTGGGAGCGCTCCCAAGAGAGGTCGCTCGTCAGGGGCATCAGGTCACAATGTACCTGCCTTTTTATAAGCAGGTTAGCGCCAAAGTCAAAGAACGCGTCGTCGCCATCAAGAGCCTGACCATTCCGTTTCAATACTACAACCGCTTCGTGACCGTACTGAATGGCGGCATTCAGGATGGAGTGCAGTTCTATTTCATCGATTGTCCGGAACTCTTCGATCGTGAATATGTGTATGCGACGCCTACCGGCGACTATCAGGACAATTGGGAGAGGTTCGGGCTATTCTGCCGCGCGGTGCTCGAGGCATCGAAGCAGCTCGGTGTGCCCGATGTCTTTCATGTGCACGATTGGGAGACAGCCATGCTGCCCGTCTACCTGCGCACCGTCTACTACTTCGATCCGCAGCTGCGCAGCGCTGGCGTGATGCTGACCGTCCATAATGCCGGATATCAGGGCTGGTTCCCCCCCAATACCGTCGAACGTCTGCTGCTGCCGTGGGAGATCTACAAGCCAGAGCGTGCCGAACACTACAGTACTTTGAATTTCCTCAAAGGGGGACTGGTTTACTCCGACGTCATCACCACCGTTAGCCGCAAATATGCCGAAGAAATTCAGACCGCCGAGTTCGGCAACGGTCTCGAAGACACCTTCCGCCGCCGCGCCACCGATTTGCACGGCATCCTGAACGGCATCGATACCGTGAAGTGGGATCCTGCCACCGATGGAAACATCGCCGCCCATTACACCGCCGGCAATCTTGAGGGGAAGGTGAGCTGCCGCCGTGATCTGCTTCATGCCTTCGGCCTCGAGCCGGCCCGCGAAGACGCGCCGCTCTTGGGCATCGTCTCCCGTTTCGCAACTCAGAAGGGCTTCGATCTGATCGCCCAGATCTCGGATGCGTTGGCCGCCGAAGATCTTTATCTCGCCGTCCTCGGCGACGGTGAGCCCTACTACGAAAACCTCTTTCGCTCGCTGCAGGAAAGACATCGTGGAAAGATCTCCGTGCGCATTCCCTACGACCGGGCCATGGCGCACAAGGTCGAGGCAGGCGCGGACATCTTCCTCATGCCCTCCCGTTACGAGCCGTGCGGTCTTGGCCAGCTGTACAGCCTCCGCTACGGGACCATCCCCGTTGTCCGTGCCACCGGCGGTCTGGATGAAGCCGTGGAGGAATGGAGTCCCGAGACCGGCCAGGGAACGGGCTTCAAGTTCCACGGCTATAATCCGGGGGACTTCCTGGCCGCCATCCAGCGCGCCACTCATGTCTTTCGGACCGACAAAAAAGCCTGGAGCAAGCTAATCCACAATGCAATGACCCAGGACCATTCCTGGATTGGCCCGGCGGCGGAATACATTGAACTCTATGAGGAAGTCGCGAGACGGCGCAGCTAA
- a CDS encoding type II toxin-antitoxin system Phd/YefM family antitoxin, which produces MTTATIFEAKTNFSELVKKAQKGETVIITSGREKTPVAKLVAIEPVKKKRLGALYDPNFVMGDRFWEPLPEEESGLWRGEGDEDFG; this is translated from the coding sequence ATGACCACAGCGACCATCTTCGAGGCCAAGACAAACTTTTCCGAACTCGTAAAAAAAGCCCAGAAAGGCGAGACGGTCATCATCACCTCCGGACGCGAGAAGACGCCGGTGGCCAAGCTCGTGGCCATTGAGCCGGTGAAGAAGAAACGGCTTGGGGCGCTCTATGACCCGAACTTCGTCATGGGTGATCGTTTCTGGGAGCCTTTGCCGGAAGAGGAATCGGGCCTCTGGAGGGGTGAAGGCGATGAGGATTTTGGTTGA
- a CDS encoding type II toxin-antitoxin system VapC family toxin: MRILVDTHTLVWATISPKLLSTEAAAIIEDPATEVYVSAASAWEIATKVRLGRFPEAANLERQFLQTMEVAGYVMLSIDCALALRAARMPGDHSDPFDRIIAAHAIAEDIPVISADRKLDVFKVRRIW; encoded by the coding sequence ATGAGGATTTTGGTTGATACTCATACCCTCGTCTGGGCAACAATCTCTCCGAAGCTCCTAAGCACCGAAGCAGCGGCAATCATCGAAGACCCGGCCACTGAGGTCTATGTCTCGGCAGCCTCCGCATGGGAAATTGCGACCAAGGTGCGCCTCGGAAGATTTCCGGAAGCAGCGAATCTGGAGAGACAGTTTCTTCAGACGATGGAAGTCGCTGGATATGTAATGCTCTCCATCGACTGCGCCTTGGCCTTGCGCGCCGCTCGTATGCCAGGAGATCACAGTGATCCATTCGATCGCATCATCGCCGCGCATGCCATTGCCGAAGACATACCGGTGATCAGCGCCGACCGCAAGCTGGATGTGTTCAAGGTGCGACGAATTTGGTGA